From the genome of Polyangium spumosum, one region includes:
- a CDS encoding non-ribosomal peptide synthetase/type I polyketide synthase translates to MSVADTGCIVPAAWNDTAVAFPEHACLHELVEAQVERTPGSVAVIFEGRAISYRELDEKANRLAHRLRRSGVGPESLVGVCLERSLELVIALLAILKAGGAYVPIDPEYPRERVAFMLADSGVSLCLTHARLTGALPPFSGQFLVLDAMADDLARESVEGPPRVIGPQNLAYVIYTSGSTGRPKGVQIPHRAVVNFLASMRKRPGITERDVLLAVTSLSFDIAGLEIFLPLAAGACLVVVSRAVAVDGARLSALMAQPGGGAGACTFFQATPATFRLLLEAGWEGSPALRVLCGGEALPRDLASKILDRVGSLWNVYGPTETTIWSTLHQITSKTAPILIGRPIANTQVHLLDARMEPVPIGVPGELFIGGVGVARGYLNRPELTAERFRPDPFAREPGARMYRTGDLAAWQEDGNLAYLGRIDDQVKIRGHRIELGEIEVVLREHSMVRDAVVCAREDTPGDKRLVAYFVPRARGATTNLDEEQVGAWRDIYDGAYRQSRAEDPTFDVTGWMSSYTGEPIPEPTMRVWRDNTVARLLSLGPARVYEIGCGTGLLLHPIAPHCRSYVGADFSAAAVERLRTVSTARGLSQVTVEQREAIDFSGIEPASFNLVVLNSVAQYFPDRHYLEAVLSGAARALRPGGAIFLGDVRCLPLAEAFHASVEFSRARSDEPAAVLAERIQRAVRAEGELLLAPGYFESLRSVVPEISHAEIWLKRGHGADEMTRFRYDVLLFVGEVGESVTVATTRRYAESFGSLASLERWLADERPERAEILGIPNARVLADCIAAQKARGQEGTVHEVLSEAARGATDAVAPESLWEIGERLGYGVRVTYSRTAGPSHVDVLFEPPLEQGRPRPWRVPQGASGSLDTLTSHPSRKQHAPRLVSALRAFLGDRLPEPMIPSIFVALEALPLTPNGKIDRRALPAPSASRPELDQGFVPPRTPLEETVASIWREILDLTRVGVADDFFDLGGHSLRAVQVLSRIRRDHGVDISLPEFFARPTIESLAALIQTREGGALSPDEVPLAPTPRDGDLPLSFGEERLYFLHALAPESTAYSCPFFFRIEGPLHVEALERALSEITRRHEILRTTYHEVDGKPIRRIAKPTIVRLDKLDVDALPGGGRPEERDARVRRWIDAEAARLFDITRGPLMRAGLLRLGAAEHVLGLNLHHIVTDGWSMALFFRELEAVYDAFKRAEASPLPEPRLQYTDYAAWQRRTLAGEAASRLAGFWRERLAGAPHLLDLPADRPRPPVMSFRGARRVFRLDERQIAPLRELVAERGITLSMALLSVFAALIGRYTEREDFLLGIPIAGRGRVELEELLGFFVNTLPVRIDLSADPSFSELLLRVREASLGAYAHAALPFEQIVQELRIERSTASNPLVQVAFAPQPPGERDLGLADVSVQKLTAATKSTVFDLTLYCWEEDDGSLVGEIEYSTDLFDAWRIERMVLHFTALLQGASASPGEPVLGLPILTDLERDQLLVEWNDTSTKTPPDELVHELIEVEVDRAPDAEAVSSEERSLTYRELDERANRLAHRLVALGVGPETIVASCLDRSVEVVIAFLAILKAGGAYLPIDPAHPKDRRAFLLQDSGASVLLTRKRLDADAPPFVGKVLCLEEEAREIAAMPAERPRRRACATNAAYIIYTSGSTGRPKGVVVEHHNAAHLVHAQRAPLGIGRGARVLQTASLGFDASIWEMLMSLTVGATLCIAKLHDLLPGEDLARTLRRRRISVAFFPPSVLARQPFEEFPDLSLILVGGEACPAEIIDRWAPGRRVINAYGPTEGTVFVTSTECVPGEGTPAIGRPIAHTSAHVLDPRGQLTPVGVAGELHIGGAGVARGYLHRPELTRERFKPDPFSAAPGARLYRTGDRARWRQDGRLEFLGRVDEQVKIRGVRIELGEIEAILREHAAVQDVAAAVREDDAGDKRLVAYVVPQSAGGGMDAEDGALVAEQVSDWKTLYEGTYEQRDEGGDPTFDITGWNDSYDGRPIDAALMRVWRDSTAMRLLALKPERVLEIGCGTGLLLHPVAPHCDEYVGVDFSKKVIDALGSAVASRNLSRVRLEQREANDFRGIAPERFDLVVLNSIVQYFPDAAYLRDVLLGAARAVRDGGAIFVGDVRCLPLLGAFHGSVELHRSPSHLPASMLRGRVERAMATEGELVLDPDFFRSLVGEIPRLTHAEIWLERGHGTDEMTRYRYDVLLYVGEAPPPVEVVDSLDFTRMEGGLDAIERALVGQPAAVEILNIPNERIFSDWITWQRLRASTGPETCGQIAALAERDAQGAVAPEALWQRGEALGYEVRLSPSQTDPSRFDALFQRGAAAQGRPRPWTRVTKPYIAPLANDPLAGKRAQRLIPALRAFLRARLPDYMVPADFVTLDRLPLTPNGKLDRSALPAPDRGKKDGLATAFVAPSSEIEQSLSAIWRELLALDRIGLDDPFFDLGGHSLLLARLRSAITSRLGLEVSMVELFQFPTLRRLAAHLEAQRRGNTPSEASPRPVSDHAATQPPGSSAVAIIGMAGRFPGANDIEVFWENLRRGVEGISFFTREELLAAGVRPELVDAKEFVPAIGVIEDAMGFDAAFFGYGPAEARVMDPQHRVFLECAWEALERAGYDPSREGQRIGVFGGAEAPRYWIERVGLSERPLSAEEYRALIGNVADTLTTRVAYELGLRGPALTVMTACSTSLVAVHLACKSLLARECDVALAGGVSVLPPDRLGYVHESGSVVSPDGHCRPFDAEARGMLGSSGVALVTLKRLEDALADGDTIVAVIRGSAINNDGARKVGFTAPSVDGQAEVITRALEAADVDPESLGFVEAHGTATTLGDPIEVAALTRAFGARGRTDKRGFCALGSVKSNLGHLGAAAGVTGLIKAALSLERELIPPTLHFKTPNPELHLEESPFFVNAEPLRWGRGSTPRRAGVSAFGIGGTNAHVVLEEAPEREPSGPSRPVQLLLLSARTEAALEASTDRLAKALARDPVISLPDTAFTLQQGRAKLAHRRAVVCGDPSSAASALTNHDRDRMASGTAKEQPPRVVFMFPGMGSQRIGMGRELHESEAVYRESFDRAAASFEAALSIDIRKLVFAREADSAEAARALLRPSLNIASIFCTEYALGRLLMSWGIQPAAMTGHSLGEYAAACLAGVLSLEDTIDLLVLRGAIYEELPGDAATLVVSLSEVELAARMGPLLSLAAVNAYDNCAVSGPGEPITRFEAELAREGIQCRRLAIAGAVHCSMVEPFVDRLTRRAASMERRAPRIPLISNLTGRLLRDDEAIDPSYWARHLRGTVRFAEGIGGLLADPTCAFVEVGPGRTLSSLVRRHPAVGVSRTVCTTLAHRGAEANRSDLETLLLAVGQLWCIGVEVDWAAFWAGERRRRVPLPTYPFERIHYVMAPAPGRREGRAAVKFEAESSRRAEPAPGAPRVPGSTLLDPVEQALCALVARLLGVEKLEPTDNFFDLGGDSLIAVELRARIERELDVRLPVHALIESPTFRALAARIRGASHAGGNGVGAPVAREAHRGRLLVELRKGSAGAKPFFLVQPIGGTVYTYMPLARALDSSLAVYGIRASGMEPGEPILERVEVMAARSLEEVRTIQPEGPYLLAGHSAGGAIAYEMAQQLLARGERVALLAMLDTSSLELAKRPMESAGDFLRAMENLPALESQAYQGFLTALREDTPFRSIVLATWRALAAYRPMPLGADLLYLWARDNRAPEDADADRYWMSLAARAFSRVPVEGTHFSMMDAPLVEGVARVLGRHLALAEAAGGGPTSRATSRPSRNPGTEGDRDRDRFLVP, encoded by the coding sequence ATGAGCGTCGCCGACACGGGGTGCATCGTACCTGCAGCCTGGAATGACACTGCGGTCGCCTTCCCCGAACACGCCTGCCTTCACGAGCTCGTCGAGGCGCAGGTCGAGCGCACGCCGGGCAGCGTCGCCGTCATCTTCGAGGGTCGGGCGATTTCCTATCGCGAGCTCGACGAGAAGGCGAATCGCCTCGCCCACCGGCTCCGTCGCTCGGGCGTCGGCCCGGAGAGCCTCGTAGGCGTCTGCCTCGAGCGCTCGCTCGAGCTCGTCATCGCGCTCCTCGCCATTCTCAAGGCCGGCGGCGCATACGTGCCCATCGATCCCGAGTACCCGCGCGAGCGCGTGGCCTTCATGCTCGCCGATTCGGGGGTCTCGCTCTGTCTCACGCACGCTCGGCTCACCGGAGCTCTCCCCCCTTTTTCCGGCCAGTTCCTCGTGCTCGACGCCATGGCCGACGATCTCGCCCGCGAGAGCGTCGAGGGGCCGCCACGGGTCATCGGGCCGCAAAACCTCGCTTATGTCATCTACACCTCGGGGTCGACCGGGCGGCCCAAGGGCGTCCAGATCCCGCATCGCGCCGTCGTCAACTTCCTCGCGTCCATGCGCAAAAGACCGGGGATCACGGAGCGGGACGTGCTTCTCGCGGTCACGAGCCTGTCGTTCGACATCGCCGGCCTCGAGATTTTTCTGCCGCTCGCGGCCGGGGCGTGCCTCGTGGTCGTGAGCCGCGCGGTGGCTGTTGACGGCGCGCGCCTCTCGGCGCTGATGGCGCAGCCCGGCGGCGGCGCGGGGGCCTGCACGTTTTTCCAGGCTACGCCGGCCACGTTCCGGCTCCTGCTCGAAGCGGGGTGGGAGGGGAGCCCCGCGCTCAGGGTGCTCTGCGGGGGCGAGGCCCTGCCGCGTGATCTGGCGTCGAAGATCCTCGACCGAGTGGGCTCGCTCTGGAACGTCTACGGCCCCACGGAGACGACGATATGGTCCACGCTCCATCAGATCACCTCGAAGACGGCGCCGATCCTCATTGGTCGCCCCATCGCGAACACGCAGGTCCACCTCCTCGACGCGCGCATGGAGCCCGTGCCCATCGGCGTGCCCGGGGAGCTGTTCATCGGCGGCGTGGGCGTGGCCCGCGGCTATCTGAATCGCCCCGAGCTCACGGCCGAGCGATTCCGACCCGATCCCTTCGCGCGCGAGCCGGGGGCGCGCATGTACCGCACCGGCGATCTGGCGGCGTGGCAGGAGGACGGCAATCTCGCGTACCTGGGCCGTATCGACGATCAGGTCAAGATCCGCGGCCACCGCATCGAGCTCGGCGAAATCGAAGTGGTGCTGCGTGAGCATTCCATGGTGCGCGACGCCGTCGTGTGCGCACGCGAAGACACGCCCGGGGACAAGCGCCTCGTGGCCTATTTCGTCCCGAGGGCGCGAGGGGCAACAACCAACCTCGACGAGGAGCAAGTCGGCGCGTGGCGCGACATCTATGACGGGGCTTATCGCCAATCGAGAGCCGAGGATCCGACCTTCGACGTGACGGGCTGGATGAGCAGCTATACCGGCGAGCCCATCCCCGAGCCGACGATGCGCGTCTGGCGGGACAATACCGTCGCGCGCTTGCTCTCGCTCGGCCCTGCGCGCGTGTACGAGATCGGCTGCGGGACGGGCCTCCTGCTCCACCCGATCGCCCCCCATTGCCGGTCCTACGTCGGCGCCGATTTCTCCGCCGCGGCCGTCGAGCGCCTCCGCACCGTCTCGACCGCTCGCGGCCTCTCCCAGGTCACCGTCGAGCAGCGCGAGGCCATCGATTTTTCCGGCATCGAGCCGGCCTCCTTCAACCTCGTCGTCCTCAACTCGGTCGCCCAGTACTTCCCCGATCGCCATTACCTCGAGGCCGTCCTCTCCGGGGCCGCGCGCGCGCTCCGGCCCGGGGGCGCCATCTTCCTGGGCGACGTGCGCTGCCTGCCGCTCGCGGAGGCCTTCCACGCCTCGGTCGAGTTTTCCCGGGCGAGGAGCGACGAGCCCGCGGCGGTCCTGGCCGAGCGCATCCAGCGCGCCGTCCGCGCGGAGGGCGAGCTCTTGCTCGCGCCGGGCTACTTCGAGTCCCTCCGGTCCGTGGTGCCGGAGATCTCCCACGCCGAGATCTGGCTCAAGCGGGGCCACGGTGCGGACGAGATGACCCGTTTCCGCTACGACGTGCTCCTCTTCGTCGGCGAGGTCGGAGAGTCCGTCACCGTCGCGACGACGAGGCGCTACGCCGAATCCTTTGGCAGCCTCGCTTCCCTGGAGCGATGGCTCGCGGACGAGCGGCCCGAGCGCGCGGAGATTCTCGGTATCCCGAACGCGCGTGTCCTCGCCGATTGTATCGCCGCGCAAAAGGCGCGGGGGCAGGAGGGGACCGTCCACGAGGTTCTCTCCGAGGCGGCGCGCGGAGCGACGGACGCCGTAGCGCCCGAGTCGTTATGGGAGATCGGCGAGCGGCTCGGTTATGGCGTTCGCGTCACGTACTCCCGCACCGCCGGGCCGAGCCACGTCGACGTGCTCTTCGAACCACCTCTCGAGCAGGGTCGACCGCGGCCCTGGCGCGTACCCCAGGGCGCGTCCGGCTCGCTCGACACCCTCACCAGCCACCCCTCGCGCAAGCAACACGCGCCGCGCCTCGTCTCGGCGCTCCGGGCGTTCCTCGGAGACAGGTTGCCCGAGCCCATGATCCCCTCGATATTCGTGGCGCTCGAGGCGCTCCCGCTCACTCCGAATGGCAAGATCGACCGCCGCGCGCTCCCCGCGCCGAGCGCGTCTCGCCCCGAGCTCGATCAGGGCTTCGTGCCACCCAGGACCCCGCTCGAAGAGACGGTCGCGAGCATCTGGCGAGAGATCCTCGACCTCACGCGCGTGGGCGTCGCCGACGATTTCTTCGACCTCGGCGGGCACTCGCTCCGCGCCGTGCAGGTCCTCTCCCGCATCCGGCGTGACCACGGCGTCGACATCTCGCTCCCCGAATTCTTCGCCCGCCCCACGATCGAATCCCTCGCGGCCCTCATCCAAACACGCGAGGGAGGCGCGCTGTCACCGGACGAGGTTCCCCTCGCGCCCACGCCGAGGGATGGGGATCTGCCGCTCTCCTTCGGCGAGGAGCGCCTTTACTTCCTCCACGCGCTCGCGCCGGAGAGCACGGCCTATAGCTGCCCCTTCTTTTTCCGTATCGAGGGCCCGCTCCATGTCGAGGCGCTCGAACGAGCCCTCTCCGAGATCACACGCCGCCACGAGATTCTCCGCACGACCTACCACGAAGTCGACGGCAAGCCGATCCGGCGCATCGCAAAGCCCACCATCGTCCGCCTGGACAAACTCGACGTCGACGCCTTGCCCGGCGGCGGGCGCCCCGAGGAGCGAGACGCGCGCGTGCGACGGTGGATCGATGCCGAGGCTGCGCGGCTCTTCGACATCACGCGTGGCCCGCTCATGCGTGCCGGGCTCTTGCGGCTCGGCGCCGCGGAGCACGTCCTCGGGCTGAACCTTCATCACATCGTCACGGACGGCTGGTCCATGGCGCTGTTCTTCCGCGAGCTCGAGGCGGTCTACGACGCATTCAAACGCGCCGAAGCCTCGCCGCTCCCGGAGCCGCGCCTCCAGTACACCGATTATGCAGCCTGGCAGCGGAGGACACTCGCCGGAGAGGCAGCCTCGCGGCTCGCAGGGTTCTGGAGGGAGAGGCTCGCGGGCGCGCCGCATTTGCTCGATCTGCCGGCGGATCGCCCCCGCCCCCCGGTCATGAGCTTCCGGGGCGCGAGGCGCGTTTTTCGCCTCGACGAGCGCCAGATCGCGCCCCTCCGCGAGCTCGTCGCGGAGAGGGGCATCACCCTCTCGATGGCCCTGCTCTCCGTGTTCGCGGCGCTGATCGGTCGCTACACGGAGCGGGAAGATTTCCTGCTCGGCATTCCCATCGCGGGCCGCGGGCGCGTCGAGCTCGAGGAGTTGCTCGGATTCTTCGTCAACACCCTTCCCGTCCGGATCGATCTCTCGGCCGATCCCTCATTCTCCGAGCTCCTCCTGCGGGTGCGCGAGGCGAGCCTCGGCGCGTATGCCCACGCCGCGCTCCCGTTCGAGCAGATCGTGCAGGAGCTGCGGATCGAGCGGAGCACCGCCAGCAATCCGCTGGTGCAGGTCGCTTTTGCCCCGCAGCCGCCTGGCGAGCGCGACCTCGGCCTCGCCGACGTCTCGGTCCAGAAGTTGACGGCCGCCACGAAATCGACCGTCTTCGATCTCACCCTGTATTGCTGGGAGGAGGACGACGGCAGCCTCGTCGGAGAGATCGAGTATTCCACGGACCTCTTCGATGCATGGCGCATCGAGCGTATGGTCCTGCATTTCACGGCCCTCCTCCAGGGCGCGTCCGCGAGCCCGGGCGAGCCCGTGCTCGGGTTGCCCATCCTGACGGACCTCGAGCGGGATCAGCTCCTCGTGGAGTGGAACGATACGAGCACGAAGACCCCGCCGGATGAGCTGGTCCACGAGCTCATCGAGGTCGAGGTGGATCGTGCGCCCGACGCGGAAGCCGTGAGCTCCGAGGAGCGCAGCCTGACCTACCGCGAGCTCGACGAGAGGGCAAACAGGCTCGCGCATCGCCTCGTCGCGCTCGGCGTCGGGCCGGAGACGATCGTCGCCTCGTGCCTGGATCGGTCGGTCGAAGTCGTCATTGCGTTCCTGGCGATCCTCAAGGCCGGCGGCGCCTATCTGCCCATCGATCCAGCGCACCCGAAGGACCGCCGCGCATTCTTGCTCCAGGACAGCGGGGCCTCCGTCCTGCTCACACGAAAGCGCCTCGACGCGGACGCGCCGCCCTTCGTGGGCAAGGTCCTCTGCCTCGAAGAAGAGGCGCGCGAGATCGCAGCGATGCCCGCAGAGCGGCCGCGCCGGCGGGCGTGCGCGACGAACGCCGCCTACATCATCTACACCTCCGGCTCGACCGGGCGCCCCAAGGGGGTCGTCGTCGAGCACCACAATGCCGCGCACCTCGTCCATGCGCAGCGCGCGCCGCTCGGCATTGGCCGGGGCGCGCGGGTGCTGCAGACGGCATCCCTCGGCTTCGACGCTTCGATCTGGGAGATGCTCATGAGCCTCACGGTGGGAGCGACGCTCTGCATTGCGAAGCTCCACGATCTCCTCCCCGGTGAAGACCTCGCCCGCACCCTGCGCCGCCGCCGTATCTCGGTGGCCTTCTTCCCTCCCTCGGTCCTGGCCCGGCAGCCTTTCGAGGAGTTTCCCGATCTCTCTTTGATCCTCGTGGGGGGCGAGGCTTGCCCAGCGGAGATCATCGATCGGTGGGCCCCGGGACGCAGGGTGATCAACGCTTATGGCCCCACCGAGGGTACGGTCTTCGTGACCTCGACCGAGTGCGTGCCGGGGGAAGGCACGCCGGCCATTGGCAGGCCGATCGCCCATACGAGCGCTCACGTCCTCGATCCGCGGGGCCAGCTCACGCCCGTGGGCGTGGCCGGGGAGCTGCATATCGGCGGCGCCGGGGTCGCGCGAGGTTATCTCCACCGCCCCGAGCTGACGCGCGAGCGCTTCAAGCCGGATCCCTTCAGCGCCGCGCCCGGGGCGCGCCTCTACCGCACGGGCGATCGCGCCCGGTGGCGGCAAGATGGCCGCCTCGAGTTCCTCGGTCGCGTCGACGAGCAGGTCAAGATCCGCGGTGTCCGCATCGAGCTCGGCGAGATCGAGGCGATTCTGCGCGAGCACGCGGCGGTGCAGGACGTCGCCGCCGCGGTGCGGGAGGACGACGCCGGGGACAAACGCCTCGTGGCGTACGTCGTCCCGCAGTCCGCCGGGGGAGGAATGGACGCGGAGGACGGCGCGCTCGTGGCGGAGCAGGTCTCGGACTGGAAAACGCTGTACGAGGGGACGTACGAGCAGCGGGACGAGGGCGGCGACCCGACCTTCGACATCACGGGCTGGAACGATAGCTACGACGGCCGGCCCATCGACGCTGCGCTGATGCGGGTTTGGCGGGACAGCACCGCGATGCGCCTGCTCGCCCTGAAGCCCGAGCGCGTCCTGGAGATCGGCTGCGGGACGGGGCTCTTGCTCCACCCGGTGGCTCCTCATTGCGATGAGTATGTCGGCGTCGATTTCTCGAAAAAGGTCATCGACGCGCTCGGGTCCGCGGTCGCGTCACGCAATCTCTCCCGGGTGCGGCTCGAGCAACGTGAAGCGAACGATTTCCGGGGGATCGCGCCGGAGCGCTTCGATCTCGTGGTGCTCAACTCGATCGTGCAGTATTTCCCGGACGCGGCGTACCTCCGCGACGTGCTCCTGGGGGCCGCGCGGGCCGTCCGCGACGGCGGGGCGATCTTCGTGGGCGACGTGCGTTGCCTGCCGCTGCTCGGCGCATTCCACGGATCGGTCGAGCTTCATCGGTCCCCGTCGCACCTCCCCGCTTCGATGCTGCGCGGGCGCGTGGAGCGCGCGATGGCGACCGAAGGCGAGCTCGTCCTCGACCCGGACTTCTTCCGGAGCCTCGTCGGCGAAATCCCGCGCCTCACGCATGCGGAGATATGGCTCGAGCGTGGCCACGGCACCGACGAGATGACGCGTTATCGTTACGACGTCCTGCTCTACGTCGGCGAGGCCCCGCCGCCCGTCGAGGTGGTGGATTCGCTCGATTTCACCCGGATGGAGGGTGGCCTCGACGCCATCGAGCGCGCCCTCGTCGGGCAGCCCGCTGCGGTCGAGATCCTGAACATCCCCAACGAGCGCATCTTTTCCGACTGGATCACATGGCAAAGGCTGCGCGCGTCGACCGGTCCGGAGACCTGCGGGCAAATCGCTGCCCTCGCGGAGCGTGACGCCCAGGGCGCGGTCGCGCCCGAGGCGCTCTGGCAGCGAGGGGAGGCCCTGGGTTACGAAGTGCGCCTCTCCCCGTCGCAAACCGACCCGAGCAGGTTCGACGCCCTGTTTCAGCGGGGCGCAGCGGCACAAGGGAGGCCCCGCCCCTGGACGCGCGTCACAAAGCCATACATCGCCCCCCTCGCGAACGATCCCCTCGCCGGCAAGCGGGCGCAGCGCCTCATCCCGGCGCTCCGTGCCTTCCTGCGAGCGAGGTTGCCCGATTACATGGTCCCCGCGGATTTCGTCACGCTGGATCGGCTGCCGCTCACGCCGAATGGAAAGCTCGACCGCAGCGCTCTGCCCGCGCCGGACCGCGGGAAGAAGGACGGCCTCGCGACGGCCTTCGTCGCGCCTTCCTCGGAGATCGAGCAATCCCTCTCGGCCATCTGGAGGGAGCTCCTCGCGCTCGATCGGATCGGGCTCGACGACCCCTTCTTCGATCTCGGTGGCCATTCGTTGCTCCTTGCCCGGCTCCGGTCGGCCATCACGTCGCGTCTCGGCCTCGAAGTGAGCATGGTCGAGCTCTTCCAGTTCCCGACCCTCCGCCGCCTCGCGGCGCACCTCGAAGCGCAGCGGAGGGGCAACACCCCGAGCGAAGCCTCGCCGCGCCCCGTCTCGGATCATGCGGCGACGCAGCCTCCCGGGAGCTCCGCCGTTGCCATCATTGGAATGGCTGGCCGCTTCCCGGGGGCAAACGATATCGAGGTGTTCTGGGAGAACCTGCGGCGCGGCGTCGAGGGGATCTCTTTCTTCACGAGGGAGGAGCTGCTCGCCGCGGGGGTCCGCCCGGAGCTCGTCGACGCGAAGGAGTTCGTGCCGGCGATCGGGGTCATCGAGGACGCGATGGGATTCGACGCCGCATTTTTCGGGTACGGTCCCGCGGAGGCGCGGGTGATGGATCCGCAGCATCGCGTCTTCCTCGAATGCGCGTGGGAGGCGCTGGAGCGCGCGGGATACGATCCTTCCCGGGAAGGGCAGAGGATCGGGGTGTTCGGCGGCGCCGAGGCGCCTCGTTACTGGATCGAGCGGGTGGGCCTGTCCGAGCGCCCGCTGAGCGCCGAGGAATACCGGGCGCTCATTGGCAACGTCGCGGACACCCTGACCACCCGCGTGGCCTACGAGCTCGGCTTGCGCGGGCCGGCCTTGACGGTCATGACCGCCTGCTCGACGTCCCTCGTGGCCGTTCACCTCGCCTGCAAGAGCCTCCTCGCGCGTGAATGCGACGTCGCGCTCGCGGGCGGCGTCTCCGTCCTGCCACCGGATCGGCTCGGCTACGTCCACGAGAGCGGGTCCGTGGTCTCTCCCGATGGCCATTGTCGCCCCTTCGACGCCGAGGCTCGTGGAATGCTCGGCTCGAGCGGCGTCGCCCTCGTGACCCTCAAGCGGCTCGAGGACGCGCTCGCGGACGGCGACACGATCGTCGCCGTCATCCGGGGTTCGGCGATCAACAATGACGGCGCTCGCAAGGTCGGCTTCACGGCGCCGAGCGTCGATGGACAGGCGGAGGTGATCACCCGCGCCCTGGAGGCGGCCGACGTGGACCCGGAGAGCCTGGGCTTCGTGGAGGCCCACGGAACGGCCACCACGCTCGGCGATCCCATCGAGGTCGCAGCGCTCACGCGAGCGTTCGGCGCGCGCGGGCGGACGGACAAGAGAGGTTTTTGCGCCCTGGGGTCGGTGAAGAGCAACCTCGGGCATCTCGGCGCCGCCGCGGGGGTCACTGGGCTCATCAAGGCAGCCCTGTCGCTCGAGCGCGAGCTCATCCCGCCGACGCTCCATTTCAAAACGCCGAACCCCGAGCTCCACCTCGAAGAGAGCCCCTTCTTCGTCAACGCGGAGCCCTTGCGCTGGGGCCGCGGGAGCACGCCCCGGCGCGCCGGCGTGAGCGCCTTCGGCATTGGTGGCACCAATGCGCATGTCGTGCTGGAGGAGGCCCCGGAGCGCGAGCCGTCCGGACCTTCCCGCCCGGTCCAGCTCCTCTTGCTCTCCGCGCGCACGGAGGCCGCGCTCGAGGCGAGCACGGACCGCCTCGCCAAGGCGCTCGCGCGAGACCCCGTGATTTCGCTCCCGGACACCGCATTCACGCTCCAGCAAGGCCGGGCGAAGCTCGCGCACCGCAGGGCCGTCGTTTGCGGCGACCCGAGCTCCGCGGCGTCCGCTTTGACAAACCACGACCGCGACAGGATGGCGAGCGGTACGGCGAAGGAGCAACCTCCGCGCGTCGTTTTCATGTTCCCCGGCATGGGCTCTCAAAGAATCGGGATGGGGCGCGAGCTCCACGAAAGCGAGGCGGTCTACCGGGAGAGCTTCGATCGCGCCGCGGCCTCGTTCGAGGCGGCGCTGTCCATCGATATCCGCAAGCTCGTGTTCGCGCGCGAGGCCGACAGCGCCGAGGCCGCGCGCGCGCTCCTGCGACCCTCGCTCAACATCGCCTCCATCTTCTGCACCGAGTACGCGCTCGGCCGGTTGCTGATGTCCTGGGGGATCCAGCCAGCCGCGATGACGGGCCATAGCCTCGGTGAATACGCCGCGGCCTGCCTCGCCGGCGTGCTGTCGCTCGAGGACACGATCGACCTGCTCGTGCTCCGCGGCGCCATCTACGAGGAGCTGCCCGGGGACGCGGCGACCCTCGTCGTATCGCTGTCCGAGGTCGAGCTCGCGGCGCGCATGGGGCCTCTGCTCTCGCTCGCGGCCGTCAATGCATACGATAATTGCGCGGTCTCGGGGCCAGGCGAGCCCATTACGCGCTTCGAGGCCGAGCTCGCGCGCGAGGGCATCCAGTGCCGGCGGCTCGCCATCGCAGGGGCGGTCCACTGCTCGATGGTCGAGCCGTTCGTGGATCGATTGACCCGGAGGGCCGCTTCGATGGAACGGCGCGCGCCTCGCATTCCGCTCATCTCCAACCTCACGGGGCGGCTCTTGCGCGACGACGAGGCGATCGACCCGTCCTACTGGGCGCGTCACCTGCGCGGCACGGTCCGGTTTGCCGAGGGGATCGGGGGGCTCCTGGCCGATCCGACCTGCGCCTTCGTCGAGGTCGGCCCGGGTCGGACGCTCTCGAGCCTGGTCCGCCGGCACCCGGCCGTCGGCGTCTCGCGGACCGTCTGCACGACCCTCGCTCACCGCGGCGCCGAGGCGAATCGTTCGGATCTCGAAACGCTGCTCCTCGCCGTGGGGCAACTATGGTGCATCGGCGTGGAGGTGGACTGGGCTGCCTTCTGGGCAGGTGAGCGTCGGCGCCGCGTCCCGCTTCCGACCTACCCCTTCGAGCGTATTCATTACGTCATGGCACCTGCGCCCGGACGTCGCGAAGGCCGAGCGGCTGTGAAATTCGAGGCGGAAAGCTCGCGTCGCGCGGAGCCGGCCCCCGGAGCGCCGCGCGTCCCGGGCTCGACGCTCCTCGACCCCGTGGAGCAGGCGCTCTGCGCCCTCGTCGCGCGGCTGCTCGGCGTCGAGAAGCTCGAACCGACGGACAACTTCTTCGATCTCGGCGGCGACTCGCTGATCGCAGTCGAGCTGCGCGCGAGGATCGAGCGAGAGCTCGACGTGCGCCTCCCCGTCCACGCCCTCATCGAATCGCCGACGTTCCGTGCCCTCGCCGCGCGCATCCGCGGCGCGTCCCACGCGGGAGGCAATGGCGTCGGCGCCCCGGTCGCGCGGGAGGCGCACCGCGGACGGCTGCTCGTCGAGCTCCGGAAGGGGTCGGCCGGGGCAAAACCATTCTTCCTGGTGCAGCCCATCGGCGGCACGGTCTACACGTACATGCCCCTGGCGCGCGCGCTGGATTCGTCCCTCGCGGTTTATGGCATCCGGGCCTCGGGTATGGAGCCTGGTGAGCCCATCCTGGAGCGCGTCGAGGTCATGGCGGCCCGTTCTCTCGAAGAGGTACGGACGATCCAGCCGGAGGGTCCTTATTTGCTTGCCGGGCATTCGGCCGGCGGCGCGATCGCCTACGAGATGGCGCAGCAGCTCCTCGCGCGGGGCGAACGGGTGGCGCTCCTTGCGATGCTCGATACCTCCTCGCTCGAGCTCGCGAAGAGGCCCATGGAGAGCGCCGGGGATTTCCTGCGCGCCATGGAGAACCTGCCCGCGCTGGAGTCGCAGGCCTATCAGGGTTTCCTCACGGCGCTACGCGAGGATACGCCCTTCCGGTCCATCGTGCTCGCCACCTGGCGAGCCCTCGCCGCGTATCGACCCATGCCCCTCGGCGCGGACCTGCTTTATCTCTGGGCCCGAGACAACCGCGCCCCCGAGGACGCCGACGCCGATCGGTACTGGATGTCTCTCGCGGCGCGCGCCTTCTCGCGGGTTCCGGTCGAGGGGACCCATTTCTCGATGATGGATGCGCCCCTCGTCGAAGGTGTCGCCCGCGTGCTCGGCAGGCATCTCGCGCTCGCGGAAGCAGCGGGAGGAGGCCCCACGAGCCGCGCGACGAGCCGTCCGTCTCGGAACCCTGGCACGGAGGGGGATCGGGACCGAGACAGATTCTTGGTTCCCTAG